TCCGCCAACAGAAAGGGTTCAACGGAATACCGGTAACCTTGTGCGCTTTGTTCAATGATCATGGAAAATATGATTTTAAAGACATCTTTTATTCACAGGAGAACCATATATCTCATTGTAAATTAGCATTTTATAGGATTTTTGCTGCTTTGGCAATGAAGTCTTCTTTCGTCCTGAAAGGCTGGAGGATGTTTTCAGCGAACCGGGAAAAGGCAGTACTTTTTATTCCATCCTGCTAAAAGTATAGCAATAAATATTAAAAACGAGCCGTAAAACCCTTGTTTTTCCGTTCACAAAGAAATCTTCTCCTGTCACCCTGTTTTTAGCAGGCCGATTCGCGATTGCCTCCATACAACTATTTGTTATATAATAGTTTAATTCTAATTAGCTAGGAACTTCGGGGTGTTCGCGCGTCGAGTTTTGTCCTTCATTGCATTCATAAAGAGGCGACCGGATGGATTTTTTGGCAGTCGAACAGATTTGGGGAGTCTTCATGTTTTTCCTGGGTGCAGGGGTGTTGAATTTGTGCAATCGTTGGGAACGCCAGGACGAGGAGTGGTTGAAGGACCCGAGAAACAAATATAGAAAATCCAGAAGAAAAAATGATTTTGCCATCCCCACCACGGTTCGCGGGACGCTCATGACAATCACAGGAAGCCTGCTGTCATTTTCAGGGATAACGATGTTCTTTCTTCATATTCCTTTTAACTCAACAACAGGTAAATTTTATTTCTGAATTTACATGGGAACTGATGAATGCAAAATTTAAGTATTACTTTTTTAATGATAATTGCGCACACCGTATTTCAAAAATTTTGGAACTTGCTACAGGGCTTAATCTATCGAGCTCACACGGATTTTGGTTGTTGCCTATGCAAGTCGTAAGAACCCTTGGGAAGGAAAATGAAAAAGAAAATTTTGACCTTATTAAACAAGAAAAATATCACCCTTCTTTAAAAAGAACCTTTTTTGATAAGTTTAACTTGTTAAGCAAAAAGGAAAAAAGTGATTTTATTGGATTTTTTACTTTATCTAATCCAGAGCAAATAGAAACAGCAAAAACACTAAACACAAAAATACTCATCCTCATATTAGATTACCTTGATATACAAGTGGCTAAAGGAACGGCAAAGGATAAAGACGAAAAAATATTGAATCATTTGCAAACCCAGCGCTCATTAATCCTAAGCCAGCTTTGGAGCTATCCAACGAAATCCATTAAAGAATACGAGGAGAAAGGATATCAATCTAACTCTTTATTAACATCGCAACCTGCTTCTGTAGTAAGAGCAGGCTTTGGAAGAAGAGAGGGGTCTAGTTTTATTAGAACCAGCTATCGGGTAGCTAATAATGATTTTTTAAATATTTCTAACCCCGGTCAGGAAATTTCAAAGTTCATTATGGGCGAAGTGGAAACCGAAATTACCGAGAAATCTGCAAGATTGACTAAAGCGACTTTGATAGATATTGTTAATTTTAATACCAACCCTCTACCAATTAGGGTTACTAAAGAGTTCTCGTGGGGTATGAAAGTTGATTATTCTCCCAGGAGTGATGT
The nucleotide sequence above comes from Nitrospinota bacterium. Encoded proteins:
- a CDS encoding DUF4105 domain-containing protein gives rise to the protein MNAKFKYYFFNDNCAHRISKILELATGLNLSSSHGFWLLPMQVVRTLGKENEKENFDLIKQEKYHPSLKRTFFDKFNLLSKKEKSDFIGFFTLSNPEQIETAKTLNTKILILILDYLDIQVAKGTAKDKDEKILNHLQTQRSLILSQLWSYPTKSIKEYEEKGYQSNSLLTSQPASVVRAGFGRREGSSFIRTSYRVANNDFLNISNPGQEISKFIMGEVETEITEKSARLTKATLIDIVNFNTNPLPIRVTKEFSWGMKVDYSPRSDVCSNCSTLGVEPKGGIATRLNSQLMLYGLTGGRIHTKQGNRGIFTWVSEVGAFINITRNILLGLSANYYNDPILGHSEYILKGNVGFNMSRNYDFRVSVESDGEDMVSQINVGYFFD